In one window of Mus pahari chromosome 3, PAHARI_EIJ_v1.1, whole genome shotgun sequence DNA:
- the Trib3 gene encoding tribbles homolog 3 codes for MRATPLAASADVSCRKKPLEFDDNIDAECPVLKRVRDEPEPGPPPSLLPLSPPPASDLSPAVAPATRLGPYILLEREQGSCSYRALHCPTGTEYTCKVYPSSEAQAVLAPYARLPTHQHVARPTEVLLGSQRLYTFFTKTHGDLHSLVRSRRGIPESEAVGLFRQMAGAVAHCHKHGLVLRDLKLRRFVFSNCERTKLVLENLEDACVMTGPDDSLWDKHACPAYVGPEILSSRPSYSGKAADVWSLGVALFTMLAGRYPFQDSEPVLLFGKIRRGTFALPEGLSAPARCLIRCLLRKEPSERLVALGILLHPWLREDCSQVSPPQPDRREMDQVVPDGPQLEEAEEGEVGLYS; via the exons ATGCGAGCTACccctctggctgcttctgctgaTGTTTCCTGCAGGAAGAAACCGTTGGAGTTTGATGACAATATTGATGCCGAGTGTCCAGTCCTAAAACGAGTGAGAGATGAGCCTGAGCCCGGACCACCCCCCAGCCTGCTGCCCCTCAGCCCACCTCCCGCCTCAGACTTATCACCTGCTGTGGCCCCTGCAACCCGACTGGGGCCTTATATCCTTTTGGAACGAGAGCAAGGCAGCTGCAGCTATCGGGCCCTGCACTGCCCCACAGGCACAGAGTACACCTGCAAG GTGTACCCCTCCAGCGAGGCCCAGGCGGTGCTGGCACCTTATGCCCGGTTGCCTACCCACCAGCACGTGGCCCGTCCCACAGAAGTCCTGCTGGGCTCTCAGCGCCTTTACACCTTTTTCACGAAGACCCATGGGGACTTGCACAGCCTGGTGCGCAGCCGCCGCGGTATCCCCGAGTCCGAGGCTGTTGGGCTCTTCCGGCAGATGGCTGGTGCCGTGGCACACTGCCACAAGCACGGACTTGTCTTGCGCGACCTCAAGCTGCGTCGATTTGTCTTCAGCAACTGTGAGAG GACGAAGCTGGTGCTGGAGAACCTGGAGGATGCCTGTGTGATGACTGGACCAGACGACTCTTTGTGGGACAAGCATGCATGCCCTGCCTACGTGGGACCAGAGATACTCAGCTCCCGGCCATCCTACTCTGGCAAAGCGGCTGATGTCTGGAGCCTGGGTGTGGCGCTCTTCACCATGCTGGCTGGCCGATACCCATTCCAGGACTCTGAACCAGTCCTGCTCTTTGGCAAGATCCGTAGAGGGACCTTTGCCCTGCCTGAGGGCCTATCAGCCCCGGCCCGCTGTCTGATCCGCTGTCTCCTCCGCAAGGAGCCTTCAGAGCGACTTGTGGCCCTGGGAATTCTGCTGCATCCCTGGTTGAGAGAGGACTGCAGCCAAGTCTCTCCTCCACAGCCTGACCGAAGGGAGATGGACCAGGTGGTGCCAGATGGGCCACAgctggaggaggctgaggaaggggaggtggggcTGTATAGCTAG